The following are encoded in a window of Halosolutus halophilus genomic DNA:
- a CDS encoding OBG GTPase family GTP-binding protein, with protein sequence MGLEEEIEEIEEEIANTPYNKSTEAHIGRLKSKLAEKKEKLENQQSGSGGGGGYSVEKHGDATVALVGFPSVGKSSLLNSLTNAESETGSYEFTTLDVNPGMLNHRGANIQMLDVPGLIEGAASGKGDGQQVLAVVRNADLIVFVLSVFEIDQYDRLREELYDINIRVDRAPPRVTVRPKHKDGIKITSSTDQDLDEGTIKDVLRQHGYVNADLNLQERVTIDRLIDGLMENREYIPSITCVNKVDLIEPDYKETVDEQLRERGLDPEEVTFISAEAEKGLEALKDRIWENLGLIRVYMDKPGRGIDWEEPLVVEAGTTVGEAIEKLGGEMEERFRFARVTGPSATHDQQQVGKDHVLEDEDVLKLILRR encoded by the coding sequence ATGGGGCTCGAGGAGGAGATCGAGGAGATCGAAGAGGAAATCGCCAATACGCCCTACAACAAGTCGACGGAGGCTCACATCGGCCGGCTGAAGTCGAAGCTTGCGGAGAAAAAGGAGAAACTCGAGAACCAGCAGTCGGGATCCGGGGGTGGCGGCGGCTACTCCGTCGAGAAACACGGCGACGCGACGGTCGCACTGGTCGGGTTCCCGAGCGTCGGCAAGTCGTCGCTGCTGAACTCGCTGACGAACGCCGAGAGCGAGACGGGATCGTACGAGTTCACGACGCTGGACGTCAATCCGGGGATGCTCAACCATCGCGGGGCCAACATCCAGATGCTCGACGTCCCCGGCCTGATCGAGGGTGCGGCGTCGGGAAAGGGCGACGGTCAGCAGGTCCTGGCGGTCGTCCGCAACGCCGACCTGATCGTCTTCGTCCTCTCGGTGTTCGAAATCGACCAGTACGATCGGCTCCGGGAGGAACTGTACGACATCAACATCCGCGTCGACCGGGCGCCGCCGCGGGTCACCGTCCGCCCGAAGCACAAGGACGGGATCAAAATCACCTCGAGCACCGACCAGGACCTGGACGAGGGGACGATCAAGGACGTCCTCCGCCAGCACGGCTACGTCAACGCCGACCTCAACCTCCAGGAGCGGGTCACGATCGATCGGTTGATCGACGGCCTGATGGAGAACCGCGAGTACATCCCCTCGATCACCTGCGTGAACAAGGTCGACCTGATCGAACCCGACTACAAGGAAACCGTCGACGAGCAGTTGCGCGAGCGCGGACTCGACCCCGAAGAGGTGACGTTCATCAGCGCCGAGGCGGAGAAGGGTCTCGAGGCGCTCAAGGATCGGATCTGGGAGAACCTCGGACTCATCCGCGTCTACATGGACAAACCCGGCCGCGGGATCGACTGGGAGGAACCGCTCGTCGTCGAAGCCGGGACGACCGTCGGCGAAGCGATCGAGAAACTCGGCGGCGAGATGGAAGAACGGTTCCGGTTCGCCCGCGTCACGGGGCCGAGCGCCACCCACGACCAGCAGCAGGTCGGCAAAGATCACGTCCTCGAGGACGAGGACGTCCTCAAGCTGATTCTGCGGCGATAG
- a CDS encoding potassium channel family protein — protein sequence MMFVIVGYGRVGSRTARILTEEGHDVVVVDVDIDRIDRASKAGFDTVQGDGADESALVDAGIEDADAIGAFTPDLNVNFAACMVGTHHGCRTVLRIDEDYREDIYKKYAADVDEIIYPERLGAAGAKTAMLGGDFNVVADLAANLQLTVLEIRDGSPAVGKRISELDLPEAARIYAHGRQHESLTIPLPGTELAVGDEVAIIVETDRADDVRSALLPTSA from the coding sequence ATGATGTTTGTTATTGTGGGATACGGTCGGGTCGGCTCGCGGACGGCACGCATCCTCACCGAGGAAGGCCACGACGTCGTCGTCGTCGACGTCGACATCGATCGTATCGATCGAGCCAGCAAGGCAGGGTTCGACACGGTCCAGGGCGACGGTGCCGACGAGTCGGCCCTCGTCGACGCGGGAATCGAGGACGCCGACGCGATCGGCGCGTTCACGCCCGATCTCAACGTCAACTTCGCCGCCTGCATGGTCGGCACCCACCACGGCTGCCGGACCGTCCTCCGGATCGACGAGGACTACCGCGAGGACATCTACAAGAAGTACGCCGCGGACGTCGACGAGATCATCTATCCCGAACGCCTCGGCGCAGCCGGTGCCAAGACCGCCATGCTCGGCGGAGACTTCAACGTCGTCGCCGACCTCGCGGCGAACCTCCAGCTGACCGTCCTCGAGATCCGAGATGGGTCGCCCGCCGTCGGCAAGCGGATCAGCGAACTCGACTTGCCCGAGGCTGCGCGGATCTACGCCCACGGACGCCAACACGAGTCGCTGACGATTCCACTGCCCGGAACGGAACTCGCGGTCGGCGACGAGGTTGCGATCATCGTCGAGACGGACAGGGCGGACGACGTCCGATCGGCGCTGCTGCCGACGAGCGCCTGA
- a CDS encoding 4Fe-4S ferredoxin N-terminal domain-containing protein has product MTSNEDVDSADESFHPLGKAWQEELEASLDETEYDTELGLEMAEDAMKVTKGELSEEEFHDRYHEDVLAEFGEDERPVESGDGSRFDEALSRFGVDEESRREVMKKMGAGAGAVGLGAWGTAESGGEPAVEATQEDEEGGGEYGDGEGTQWGMVLDLEQCDGCLACVVSCAEEHNWDQGANWMYVLDYEDTTPGGRNRLIRPCQHCTDAPCEKVCPTTARHTRDSDGLVLTDYNVCIGCRYCQVACPYGVNYFQWGEPEVPVSEIEEDHMYDQRGRWVSSRGPRGTMQKCTFCATRQDGSKGEELVGRTACEDACPPEAIQFGDMNDPESDPRQYLDDPALARAQTMNSSDEEIQEAIAVVTGETEPAEDEGGDGLTEREARGLLQAEAGTGDSTFKLLEDIGTNPNVVYIGNEPGPEAEQVEGEISYEDVGQTDNRKTVLDDETVDLGWFA; this is encoded by the coding sequence ATGACATCGAACGAGGACGTCGATTCCGCTGACGAGTCGTTCCACCCGCTCGGGAAGGCGTGGCAGGAGGAACTCGAAGCGTCCCTCGACGAGACCGAGTACGACACGGAACTCGGCCTCGAGATGGCCGAAGACGCGATGAAGGTCACGAAGGGGGAACTGTCGGAGGAGGAGTTCCACGATCGGTACCACGAGGACGTCCTGGCCGAGTTCGGTGAGGACGAACGCCCGGTCGAGTCCGGCGATGGAAGCCGATTCGACGAGGCGCTCTCGCGGTTCGGGGTCGACGAGGAGTCGCGTCGCGAGGTGATGAAGAAGATGGGGGCCGGCGCCGGTGCGGTCGGACTGGGCGCCTGGGGGACGGCCGAATCCGGCGGCGAACCGGCAGTCGAAGCCACCCAGGAGGACGAGGAGGGCGGTGGCGAGTACGGGGACGGCGAGGGCACCCAGTGGGGCATGGTGCTCGATCTCGAACAGTGCGACGGCTGTCTCGCCTGCGTGGTCTCGTGTGCGGAAGAGCACAACTGGGACCAGGGCGCGAACTGGATGTACGTCCTCGACTACGAGGACACCACGCCCGGCGGTCGGAACCGCCTCATTCGCCCCTGCCAGCACTGTACGGACGCGCCGTGTGAGAAGGTGTGTCCGACGACGGCCCGTCACACGCGGGATTCGGACGGTCTCGTGCTGACCGACTACAACGTCTGCATCGGCTGTCGGTACTGTCAGGTCGCCTGTCCGTACGGCGTCAACTACTTCCAGTGGGGAGAGCCCGAGGTGCCGGTCAGCGAAATCGAGGAAGACCACATGTACGACCAGCGCGGCCGGTGGGTCAGCAGTCGCGGCCCGCGGGGAACCATGCAGAAGTGTACGTTCTGCGCCACCAGGCAGGACGGCTCCAAGGGCGAGGAGTTGGTCGGCCGGACCGCCTGCGAAGACGCCTGTCCCCCCGAGGCGATCCAGTTCGGCGACATGAACGATCCCGAGAGCGACCCCCGGCAGTACCTCGACGACCCCGCGCTGGCTCGAGCGCAGACCATGAATTCATCCGATGAGGAGATCCAGGAAGCGATCGCCGTCGTCACGGGCGAGACTGAACCGGCCGAGGACGAGGGCGGCGACGGCCTAACAGAGCGTGAGGCCCGGGGACTCCTCCAAGCCGAAGCCGGGACCGGCGATTCGACGTTCAAGTTGCTCGAGGACATCGGCACCAACCCGAACGTCGTCTACATCGGCAACGAACCGGGACCGGAAGCCGAGCAGGTCGAGGGGGAGATCTCCTACGAGGACGTCGGCCAGACCGACAACCGCAAGACGGTCCTCGACGACGAAACGGTCGACCTCGGTTGGTTCGCCTGA
- a CDS encoding NCS2 family permease has product MGVTEAIADYFEFEEYGTDLETELLAGLTTFLAMSYIIVVNPAILSEAIQIEGYSGQEVFQMIAVATILASVVAILVMAFWANRPFGLAPGMGLNAFFAFTVVLGLGVPWEVALAAVFVEGVVFILLTAFGARRYVIELFPEPVKFAVGAGIGVFLLFLGFQEMQVVVTDEATLVTLGNVATSSIAALSLAGLALTFVLWARGIRGSIVIGIVTTAIAGWVLTLAGVVAPGVLTPGNSYEQVTQDGIAQMIAGVQYDFTPLIAGFVDGLGQVTEDPLVFVLVVFTFFFVDFFDTAGTLIGVSQIAGFLDEEGDLPEIERPLMADAIGTTFGAMIGTSTVTTYIESSTGVEEGGRTGFTALVVAVLFALSLVVVPLMAAIPQYATYIALVVVGIIMLQGVADIDWSDPAWAISGGLTITVMPLTTSIANGLAAGIMSYPLIKASMGEGEDVSLGQWILAIAFVIYFAAYFAATAGMLAF; this is encoded by the coding sequence ATGGGGGTCACAGAAGCGATCGCGGACTACTTCGAATTCGAGGAGTACGGGACCGATCTCGAGACAGAACTGCTCGCCGGCCTGACGACGTTCCTCGCGATGTCCTACATCATCGTGGTCAACCCGGCGATCCTCAGCGAGGCGATCCAGATCGAGGGCTACTCCGGGCAGGAAGTGTTCCAGATGATCGCCGTCGCCACGATCCTCGCGTCGGTCGTGGCCATCCTGGTGATGGCGTTCTGGGCCAACAGACCGTTCGGCCTCGCGCCGGGGATGGGATTGAACGCCTTCTTCGCGTTCACCGTCGTCCTCGGTCTCGGGGTCCCGTGGGAGGTGGCACTCGCGGCCGTCTTCGTCGAAGGTGTCGTCTTCATTCTCCTGACGGCGTTCGGTGCCCGACGGTACGTCATCGAACTCTTCCCCGAACCGGTCAAGTTCGCCGTCGGGGCCGGTATCGGTGTCTTCCTGCTCTTCCTCGGGTTCCAGGAGATGCAGGTCGTCGTGACCGACGAAGCGACGCTGGTAACGCTGGGCAACGTCGCGACCAGTTCGATCGCCGCGCTGTCCCTCGCCGGACTCGCCCTGACGTTCGTCCTCTGGGCCCGCGGCATCCGCGGGTCGATCGTCATCGGAATCGTCACCACTGCGATCGCCGGCTGGGTGCTCACGCTCGCCGGTGTGGTCGCGCCGGGCGTGCTCACGCCGGGCAACAGCTACGAGCAGGTCACCCAGGACGGGATCGCCCAGATGATCGCGGGCGTCCAGTACGACTTTACGCCCCTGATCGCCGGGTTCGTCGACGGACTCGGGCAGGTTACCGAGGATCCGCTCGTCTTCGTGCTCGTCGTGTTCACGTTCTTCTTCGTCGACTTCTTCGACACGGCGGGGACCCTCATCGGCGTCTCTCAGATCGCCGGCTTCCTGGACGAGGAGGGCGACCTCCCCGAGATCGAGAGGCCGCTGATGGCCGACGCGATCGGCACCACGTTCGGCGCGATGATCGGGACGTCGACGGTCACCACGTACATCGAATCCTCGACGGGGGTCGAGGAGGGCGGGCGCACCGGCTTCACCGCGCTCGTCGTCGCGGTGCTCTTCGCGCTGTCGCTGGTGGTCGTGCCGTTGATGGCTGCGATCCCGCAGTACGCGACCTACATCGCGCTCGTCGTGGTCGGCATCATCATGCTCCAGGGCGTCGCCGACATCGACTGGAGCGACCCCGCGTGGGCGATCTCCGGCGGCCTGACGATCACCGTCATGCCCCTGACCACCTCGATCGCGAACGGCCTCGCCGCCGGTATCATGAGCTATCCGCTGATCAAGGCGTCGATGGGTGAAGGCGAGGACGTCTCGCTCGGGCAGTGGATCCTGGCGATCGCCTTCGTGATCTACTTCGCCGCCTACTTCGCGGCCACCGCCGGCATGCTCGCCTTCTAG
- a CDS encoding glutaredoxin family protein, with product MADITFYELPGCPFCAKVRTKLEELDLEYDTVEVPRSHADRTEVERVSGQTGVPVITDEAQGVEGMPESDDIVEYLEETYA from the coding sequence ATGGCTGACATTACCTTCTACGAACTGCCCGGCTGCCCGTTTTGCGCGAAAGTCCGCACGAAACTCGAGGAACTCGACCTCGAGTACGACACGGTCGAGGTCCCTCGCTCACACGCCGATCGGACCGAGGTCGAGAGGGTCAGCGGCCAGACCGGCGTCCCGGTCATCACGGACGAAGCGCAGGGCGTCGAGGGGATGCCGGAGAGCGACGACATCGTCGAGTACTTGGAAGAGACGTACGCCTGA
- a CDS encoding site-specific DNA-methyltransferase — translation MADDGDRHRQSRLFTDEDGSFDADRARDEALPVEDGEVVDTDALADHQRYVEGRGVYDERNRVNDLTGTEWKYATKSVLAEGYPPDVQHDLRSEHGGQKPPRLCAELIGRFSKAGDTVLDPFAGVGGTLLGASFCEHEGTGLREAIGFERNDRWVDVYEAVLDRENEERRARGEPPLAPQDMRRGDCADLIEDVPDDSIDLLLTDVPYWNMDELEQTRNERRTRESKLGSFDDGDGDGDDLDNGPDGEQSTGGTKAEWLADMATKFDRFTDAVAPDGHVVVFIGDMYRDQSYEFLSADLARAIESTAPVTLAANLIWYDPTKDLHVYGYPFSFVPSMVHQNVLVFRLEDGDGD, via the coding sequence ATGGCAGACGACGGGGACCGGCATCGACAGAGTCGGCTGTTCACCGACGAGGACGGGTCGTTCGACGCCGATCGGGCGCGAGACGAGGCGCTCCCGGTCGAGGACGGCGAGGTCGTCGACACCGACGCCCTCGCGGATCACCAGCGGTACGTCGAGGGCCGCGGGGTCTACGACGAACGCAACCGAGTCAACGACCTCACGGGGACGGAGTGGAAGTACGCGACGAAGTCGGTGCTCGCCGAGGGCTACCCCCCGGACGTCCAGCACGACCTCCGGAGCGAGCACGGCGGCCAGAAGCCGCCACGGCTCTGTGCCGAACTGATCGGTCGGTTCAGCAAGGCCGGGGACACCGTCCTCGACCCCTTCGCGGGCGTCGGCGGGACCCTGCTGGGCGCGAGTTTCTGCGAGCACGAGGGGACGGGCCTCCGGGAGGCGATCGGGTTCGAGCGCAACGATCGCTGGGTCGACGTCTACGAGGCGGTCCTCGACCGGGAGAACGAGGAGCGTCGTGCTCGCGGCGAACCGCCCCTCGCCCCGCAGGACATGCGCCGCGGAGACTGTGCCGACCTGATCGAAGACGTGCCCGACGACTCGATCGACCTGCTCCTGACAGACGTCCCCTACTGGAACATGGACGAACTCGAGCAGACCCGAAACGAACGGCGGACCCGCGAGAGCAAACTCGGCTCGTTCGACGACGGCGATGGCGACGGCGACGACCTCGATAACGGGCCGGACGGCGAGCAGTCGACCGGGGGGACGAAAGCCGAGTGGCTCGCGGACATGGCCACGAAGTTCGATCGGTTCACCGACGCGGTCGCCCCGGACGGCCACGTCGTAGTCTTCATCGGCGACATGTACCGCGACCAGTCCTACGAATTCCTCTCGGCGGACCTCGCGCGGGCGATCGAGTCGACCGCACCGGTCACGCTGGCGGCGAACCTGATCTGGTACGATCCGACCAAGGACCTCCACGTCTACGGCTACCCGTTCTCGTTCGTCCCCTCGATGGTCCACCAGAACGTCCTGGTGTTCCGACTCGAGGACGGTGACGGCGACTGA
- a CDS encoding transcriptional regulator: protein MSRSALVGNVTAMLEDAGFVVSDRCAIRPKSFDVAARRGEDLLLVKILGNIDAFNEATGHEMRRLGNYLRATPLVIGLRSRDEDLKPDVVYFRHGVPVFSPDTAYNLFIEDVPPLIYAAPGGLYVNIDGDLLADEREDRDWSLGQLASELGVSRRTVSKYEDGMNASVEVAMALEEMFDSELTSPVDVLEGADDVHEPESTPDDPEADPGDEQVVAVLTRAGYQVHPTVRSPFKAVSEDEDDSDVVLTGHSKFTKAAEKRARIMSSIGHVTRTRSVYVVDRAKQESVDGTAIVERDELEELRDADDLRDVIRERSEREEAA, encoded by the coding sequence ATGTCCCGCTCCGCACTGGTCGGCAACGTGACCGCGATGTTAGAGGACGCGGGATTCGTGGTCAGCGACCGGTGTGCGATCCGGCCGAAGAGTTTCGACGTCGCAGCGCGGCGCGGTGAGGACCTGTTGCTCGTCAAGATCCTCGGAAACATCGACGCGTTCAACGAGGCGACTGGCCACGAGATGCGACGGCTGGGGAACTACCTCCGGGCGACGCCGCTCGTGATCGGACTTCGCAGTCGCGACGAGGACCTCAAACCCGACGTCGTCTACTTCCGCCACGGCGTGCCGGTCTTCAGTCCCGACACCGCGTACAACCTGTTCATCGAGGACGTGCCGCCGCTGATCTACGCCGCACCCGGTGGTCTCTACGTCAACATCGACGGTGACCTGCTTGCCGACGAACGAGAGGACCGCGACTGGAGTCTGGGCCAACTCGCGAGCGAACTCGGCGTCTCACGGCGGACCGTCTCCAAGTACGAGGACGGCATGAACGCCTCCGTCGAGGTCGCGATGGCCCTAGAGGAGATGTTCGACTCGGAACTGACGAGTCCCGTCGACGTCCTCGAAGGTGCCGACGACGTCCACGAACCGGAGTCGACGCCCGACGACCCCGAGGCCGACCCCGGCGACGAACAAGTCGTCGCCGTTCTCACGCGCGCCGGCTACCAGGTCCACCCGACGGTCCGGTCACCGTTCAAGGCCGTCAGCGAGGACGAGGACGATAGCGACGTCGTCCTCACCGGCCACTCGAAGTTCACGAAGGCCGCCGAGAAACGCGCTCGCATCATGAGTTCGATCGGCCACGTCACGCGCACCCGATCGGTCTACGTGGTCGATCGGGCGAAACAGGAGTCCGTCGACGGAACGGCGATCGTCGAGCGCGACGAACTCGAAGAACTCCGCGACGCGGACGACCTCCGGGACGTCATCCGGGAGCGGTCCGAACGCGAAGAAGCAGCGTGA
- a CDS encoding tRNA(Ile)(2)-agmatinylcytidine synthase translates to MTVVGIDDTDSRERGMCTTYVAAQVAERLRRQGAGETDGGVSRLLLVRLNPAVEYKTRGNAALAIHTDCDPDRAFELARDRLASLAETADERTNPGLVVADGGPEAVPDDVREFTWRAIREQLTVADATDLIDRHNYRSWGAGNGRGRVGALAAVGSWAALDEWTDEYISYREPDRWGTAREVDHESVFDAAEWGYPTVWDTVDRGEDETVCVPHTPGPILHGIRGDDPDTVRAVADRIESEPVSGSQLFVTNQGTDVHLQEGSIETVADGRAYRVDGRVATAPETRRGGHVFVTLESDRNGRSDDDADDASPPAGADGTDSRSRLECAAFEPTKRFRDRVRALRIGDRLTVCGEVSRGTLKLEKFAVRDLVTTERVTPTCPDCDRTMESAGRNQGYRCRDCGTSAAEKVEIDLDRSLERGWYEVPPCARRHVAKPLVRGGFDAPTHPER, encoded by the coding sequence ATGACCGTCGTCGGAATCGACGATACGGACTCCCGCGAGCGGGGGATGTGTACGACGTACGTCGCGGCGCAGGTCGCCGAGCGACTGCGCCGCCAGGGTGCCGGAGAAACCGACGGCGGGGTCTCCCGACTGCTCCTCGTTCGGCTCAACCCCGCGGTCGAGTACAAGACGCGGGGCAACGCCGCGCTCGCGATCCACACCGACTGCGACCCCGATCGAGCGTTCGAACTCGCCCGCGATCGGCTCGCGTCGCTGGCGGAGACGGCGGACGAGCGGACGAATCCGGGGCTCGTCGTGGCCGACGGCGGACCCGAGGCGGTGCCCGACGACGTGCGCGAATTCACGTGGCGGGCGATCCGGGAGCAGCTAACGGTCGCGGACGCGACGGACCTGATCGACCGGCACAACTATCGATCGTGGGGCGCCGGCAACGGGCGCGGACGCGTCGGTGCGCTGGCGGCCGTCGGAAGCTGGGCCGCTCTCGACGAGTGGACGGACGAGTACATTTCCTACCGCGAGCCCGATCGGTGGGGAACTGCCCGCGAGGTCGACCACGAGAGCGTCTTCGACGCGGCCGAGTGGGGGTATCCGACAGTGTGGGACACCGTCGATCGCGGCGAGGACGAGACGGTCTGCGTGCCACACACGCCGGGGCCGATCCTCCACGGCATTCGCGGTGACGACCCCGATACCGTGCGCGCGGTCGCCGATCGCATCGAGAGCGAACCCGTCTCCGGGAGCCAGCTCTTCGTGACCAACCAGGGGACCGACGTCCACCTGCAGGAGGGCTCGATCGAGACGGTAGCGGACGGCCGCGCCTATCGCGTCGACGGTCGGGTGGCCACTGCTCCCGAAACGCGTCGGGGTGGCCACGTCTTCGTCACGCTCGAATCCGATCGGAACGGACGATCCGACGACGACGCCGATGACGCCAGCCCACCGGCGGGCGCCGACGGGACCGACTCGCGATCGCGACTCGAGTGTGCCGCCTTCGAACCCACGAAGCGGTTCCGCGATCGAGTCCGGGCCCTACGAATCGGCGATCGGCTCACCGTCTGCGGCGAAGTCTCGCGCGGAACGCTCAAACTGGAGAAGTTCGCCGTCCGGGACCTCGTGACCACGGAGCGCGTGACGCCGACCTGTCCCGACTGCGATCGCACGATGGAGAGCGCCGGGCGGAACCAGGGGTACCGCTGTCGGGACTGCGGGACGAGCGCGGCCGAGAAGGTCGAGATCGACCTCGATCGAAGCCTCGAGCGCGGCTGGTACGAGGTCCCGCCGTGTGCCCGTCGGCACGTCGCGAAACCCCTCGTTCGCGGCGGGTTCGACGCGCCGACGCACCCGGAGCGGTAG